One genomic window of Desulfuromonas sp. AOP6 includes the following:
- the ccsB gene encoding c-type cytochrome biogenesis protein CcsB: protein MNSAQFFNLTTIGYFASMVLFLVYLIARSPKIALAATAVAWAGFAANTAGIALRYFEAVEMGYNQAPLSNLYESVVFFAWSILLVYLLMDLKYKQRAVGAFVIPFAFIGMTWAQLGLDDAIAPLVPALQSNWLTYHVITCFLGYAGFAIACGASIMYLILDTQKSKDNKNGILALFPDIRVLDDINYKAIMFGFPMLTLGIITGAAWANYAWGTYWSWDPKETWSLIVWFVYAAFLHARFTRGWVGKRAAWLSIIGFAATIFCYLGVNLVLSGLHSYGGA, encoded by the coding sequence ATGAACAGCGCTCAATTCTTTAACCTGACCACCATCGGCTATTTTGCCTCGATGGTACTTTTTCTCGTCTACCTCATCGCCCGTTCCCCCAAAATCGCCCTGGCCGCAACGGCCGTGGCCTGGGCCGGCTTTGCCGCCAATACCGCCGGCATTGCCCTGCGTTACTTTGAAGCGGTGGAGATGGGCTACAACCAGGCTCCCCTCTCCAACCTGTATGAATCGGTGGTCTTCTTCGCCTGGTCGATTCTGCTGGTCTACCTGCTGATGGATCTGAAGTATAAACAGCGGGCCGTCGGGGCCTTTGTCATCCCCTTCGCCTTCATCGGCATGACCTGGGCCCAGCTCGGTCTCGACGATGCCATCGCTCCGCTGGTGCCCGCTCTGCAGAGCAACTGGCTGACCTATCACGTCATCACCTGCTTTCTCGGCTACGCCGGCTTCGCCATCGCCTGCGGCGCTTCCATCATGTATCTGATCCTCGATACCCAAAAGAGCAAGGACAACAAAAACGGCATCCTCGCTCTCTTTCCCGACATTCGGGTGCTGGATGACATCAACTACAAGGCGATCATGTTCGGCTTCCCCATGCTGACCCTGGGCATCATCACTGGGGCGGCCTGGGCCAACTATGCCTGGGGCACCTACTGGAGTTGGGACCCGAAGGAGACCTGGAGCCTGATCGTCTGGTTTGTCTACGCCGCGTTTCTGCACGCCCGCTTTACTCGGGGCTGGGTAGGAAAAAGGGCGGCCTGGCTGTCCATCATCGGCTTTGCCGCCACCATTTTCTGCTATCTGGGGGTCAACCTGGTGCTGTCCGGCCTGCATTCCTACGGCGGCGCCTGA
- a CDS encoding cytochrome c biogenesis protein ResB, whose product MTTPKHNLLHSVWNFFCSLKLTIFTLILLALTSIIGTVIQQNRSPEEYIRQYGEGLYTLFERLQFFDMYRAWWFLALLILFCLNLIACSIKRLPGVWKTVREPSLTMAPDTLLTLANHTRFDSRQNAEETAQALSESLSSRFARPVLTRTEDGLHLFAQKAAWARFGVYVTHLSILIIFIGAIIGNIWGYKAFVNIVEGDQVNQVWPRGGGEPIDLGFTVRCDSFSVTYYDGSLRPKEYASVLDVIEDGQEVISDRKIIVNTPLNYKGITFYQSSYGPAGPATTRMRVTPKGGSPLVAINREGEHTPLPNGYSFAVTGYAQSYQGMGPAVQMHVNTPDGRHGNPFIVLQNFPDFDSRRGGEFAFALLDYKQPQYTGLQVNKDPGVWVVWIGCLLLILGTMAAFMISHRRIWITIEPKGEGSVVHMGASAHRNQAAFALYFDELKKDLTKNLVA is encoded by the coding sequence TTGACCACTCCCAAACACAATCTGCTCCACTCGGTGTGGAATTTTTTCTGTTCGCTGAAGCTGACTATTTTCACCCTGATCCTGTTGGCGCTCACCTCCATCATCGGCACGGTGATCCAGCAGAATCGCTCCCCCGAAGAGTATATCCGCCAATACGGCGAGGGACTCTACACCCTCTTCGAGCGTCTGCAATTCTTTGACATGTACCGTGCCTGGTGGTTTCTTGCCCTGCTGATTCTCTTCTGCCTGAACCTCATTGCCTGCTCCATCAAGAGGCTGCCGGGCGTCTGGAAGACCGTCCGGGAACCCTCCCTGACAATGGCACCCGATACCCTGCTGACCCTGGCCAACCACACCCGGTTCGACAGCAGGCAAAATGCCGAAGAAACCGCCCAAGCTCTATCCGAAAGCCTGAGCAGCCGGTTTGCGCGCCCAGTGTTGACCCGGACCGAAGACGGCCTGCACCTCTTTGCCCAGAAAGCCGCCTGGGCCCGGTTCGGCGTCTATGTGACCCATCTCTCCATCCTCATCATCTTCATCGGTGCCATCATCGGCAACATCTGGGGATACAAGGCGTTCGTCAACATCGTCGAGGGCGATCAGGTGAACCAGGTCTGGCCCCGTGGCGGCGGCGAACCCATCGACCTGGGCTTCACCGTGCGCTGCGACTCCTTCAGCGTCACCTACTACGATGGCAGCTTGCGTCCCAAAGAGTACGCCAGCGTTCTGGATGTCATCGAGGATGGTCAGGAGGTCATTTCCGATCGAAAGATCATCGTCAACACGCCGCTGAACTACAAGGGAATCACTTTCTACCAGTCGAGCTACGGCCCTGCCGGCCCGGCCACCACCCGCATGAGGGTGACGCCCAAAGGGGGCTCACCCCTCGTTGCCATCAACCGAGAGGGGGAGCACACGCCACTGCCGAATGGCTATTCCTTTGCGGTCACCGGCTATGCTCAATCGTACCAGGGGATGGGGCCGGCCGTGCAGATGCATGTCAACACACCCGACGGACGACACGGCAATCCCTTCATCGTGCTGCAGAATTTTCCTGACTTCGACAGCCGCCGCGGCGGGGAATTCGCCTTTGCCCTGCTGGACTACAAGCAGCCCCAGTATACCGGCCTGCAGGTCAACAAGGACCCCGGCGTCTGGGTGGTATGGATCGGCTGTCTGCTGTTGATCCTGGGCACCATGGCGGCCTTTATGATCTCCCATCGCCGCATCTGGATCACCATAGAACCCAAGGGCGAGGGCAGTGTCGTTCACATGGGCGCTTCCGCCCACCGCAACCAGGCCGCCTTCGCGCTCTATTTTGACGAGCTGAAAAAAGACCTGACCAAGAACCTGGTGGCCTGA
- a CDS encoding DUF4382 domain-containing protein: MKKMNNVKLLLGMLLSIGLLMLAACGGSSSSGSAATGTLSLQMVDATTPDFKAIYVTIDRVDVHLEGGDWTTVATPQKTYNLLELVNGVQETLGEEELAPGNYTQMRLILSKNPDDGLNLLDKEHEYGNYVITLDDVSHELKTPSGLQSGIKLVNGFTIASNETTELILDFDAARSVVVAGNLSKDNYKYLLKPTIKVVASAATVQGRVVEIETEKPLPSTRVSAHATDSAETLAATLSNEDGYYALFLNPGDYQVVSFRAPMGGQGYAPACEPISLTSDDIPRVNFQLVPADHGTLSGEVTGATLEDGEYVVLSIQQTAPAPCSGMVELATVQIEEGLYSIDLPVGTYELVASMLNEESQLVGDPQVIEDVTITTEAATEQNITF; the protein is encoded by the coding sequence ATGAAAAAAATGAACAATGTGAAGCTGTTGCTCGGCATGCTCCTGTCCATCGGCCTGCTGATGCTGGCCGCCTGCGGCGGTTCCAGTTCGAGCGGCAGCGCGGCGACTGGCACCCTGTCGTTGCAGATGGTCGATGCCACCACCCCGGACTTCAAGGCCATCTACGTCACCATTGACCGGGTCGACGTCCATTTGGAGGGTGGCGACTGGACGACCGTGGCCACCCCGCAGAAAACCTACAACCTGCTCGAACTGGTAAACGGCGTGCAGGAAACGCTGGGAGAAGAGGAACTGGCCCCCGGCAACTACACCCAGATGCGCCTGATCCTGTCGAAAAACCCCGATGACGGGCTTAACCTGTTGGACAAGGAACACGAATACGGCAACTACGTCATTACTCTGGACGATGTAAGCCACGAACTGAAAACCCCTAGCGGTCTACAGAGCGGCATCAAACTGGTCAACGGATTTACCATCGCCTCCAATGAGACCACCGAGCTGATCCTCGACTTCGATGCGGCCCGTTCCGTAGTCGTGGCCGGCAATCTCAGCAAGGATAATTACAAGTACCTGCTCAAGCCGACCATCAAGGTCGTCGCCAGTGCCGCTACGGTGCAGGGCCGGGTGGTTGAAATAGAGACTGAAAAGCCTTTGCCCAGCACCCGAGTCAGCGCCCATGCTACCGATTCGGCCGAGACACTGGCGGCGACACTGAGCAATGAAGATGGGTATTATGCCCTCTTTCTGAATCCTGGCGATTACCAAGTGGTCTCTTTCCGCGCCCCGATGGGCGGTCAAGGCTATGCCCCGGCCTGCGAACCCATCAGCCTTACCTCCGATGACATCCCAAGGGTCAACTTCCAACTGGTACCTGCGGACCACGGCACCCTGTCCGGCGAGGTGACGGGCGCGACCCTAGAGGATGGAGAGTATGTGGTACTTAGTATCCAGCAGACAGCACCGGCCCCCTGCAGCGGCATGGTGGAACTGGCGACCGTCCAGATTGAAGAGGGTCTCTACTCCATCGACCTGCCGGTCGGTACCTACGAACTGGTCGCCTCCATGCTTAATGAGGAATCCCAACTGGTTGGCGACCCTCAGGTTATTGAGGATGTCACCATCACCACCGAGGCGGCGACTGAACAGAATATAACCTTCTAA
- a CDS encoding GSU3529 family protein, with protein sequence MDIFQQLTRAVRRQHEEGELPDFIVPLLMKVARHPEDFAGREELVAKLVERVEQYETYSEMCCEKMGFGLEDIHRTLDELRVRY encoded by the coding sequence ATGGATATTTTTCAGCAATTGACTAGGGCGGTGCGCAGGCAGCATGAAGAAGGTGAGCTGCCGGACTTCATCGTTCCTCTGCTCATGAAGGTGGCCCGGCATCCGGAAGATTTTGCCGGCCGTGAGGAGTTGGTGGCCAAGCTGGTGGAAAGGGTGGAGCAATACGAGACCTATTCGGAAATGTGTTGTGAAAAGATGGGTTTCGGCCTGGAGGACATCCATCGTACCCTCGATGAGCTGCGGGTGCGTTATTGA
- a CDS encoding KamA family radical SAM protein, translating into MKNQAMKHKEDEVSSWQDQMKNFVNTVDRVKEYVNLTPEEEEVLRNNKTVWGATPHYASLMDRDDPACPIRRQIIPSRQEQENRFGMDDYLMWKENRATEEVRPDSIARQYKNRVAFTVTQTCGIYCRHCFRKELVVDGSLTLDFNVDEGLQWIAEHPEVRDVLITGGDPFLLSDEQLEYLIRKLRELPHVEMIRIGTRTPIVLPQRITPSLMKVLGGFHKVPIWINTQCNHPRELTEETARAVYNLLSCGVNVGNQAVLLKGINDDVETFRELHEKLLATRIRPYYVFYCEAAPGIDHFRTPVEKGSQLIRDALRGHTTGLAQPMHVVATNIGKIPLMPDYYIQGKNDKEYTLRNHKGETTTIPNVPE; encoded by the coding sequence ATGAAAAACCAGGCCATGAAACACAAAGAGGACGAGGTGAGTAGCTGGCAGGACCAGATGAAGAATTTCGTCAACACCGTCGACCGGGTAAAAGAGTATGTGAATCTCACCCCGGAAGAAGAAGAGGTGCTGCGCAACAATAAAACAGTCTGGGGAGCGACGCCGCATTACGCTTCATTGATGGATCGAGACGATCCCGCTTGCCCGATCCGCCGCCAGATTATCCCCTCCAGGCAGGAGCAGGAAAACCGCTTCGGTATGGATGATTATCTGATGTGGAAGGAAAATCGCGCCACCGAGGAGGTGCGCCCCGACAGCATTGCCCGCCAGTACAAGAACCGCGTCGCCTTTACCGTCACCCAGACCTGCGGCATCTACTGCCGGCACTGCTTCCGCAAGGAACTGGTGGTGGACGGCAGCCTGACCCTCGACTTCAACGTGGACGAGGGGTTGCAGTGGATCGCCGAGCACCCTGAAGTGCGTGATGTCCTCATTACTGGTGGCGACCCCTTCCTGCTTTCCGACGAGCAGCTCGAATACCTCATCCGCAAGCTGCGCGAGCTTCCCCATGTCGAGATGATCCGTATCGGTACGCGGACTCCCATCGTGCTGCCGCAGCGCATCACTCCCTCGCTCATGAAGGTACTTGGCGGCTTTCATAAGGTGCCCATCTGGATCAACACCCAGTGCAACCACCCCCGGGAACTCACGGAAGAAACGGCACGGGCCGTGTACAACTTGCTGAGCTGCGGTGTCAACGTAGGCAACCAGGCCGTGCTGCTCAAGGGGATCAACGACGACGTGGAGACTTTCCGCGAGCTGCACGAAAAGCTGCTGGCCACCCGCATCCGTCCCTACTACGTCTTCTACTGCGAGGCGGCACCGGGTATCGACCACTTCCGCACTCCTGTGGAGAAGGGCTCGCAACTGATCCGGGACGCTCTGCGCGGCCACACCACCGGTCTGGCTCAGCCGATGCACGTTGTCGCCACCAATATCGGCAAGATTCCCCTGATGCCCGATTATTACATCCAGGGGAAAAACGACAAAGAATACACCCTGAGGAATCACAAGGGGGAGACGACGACGATTCCCAATGTGCCCGAGTAA
- the rpsU gene encoding 30S ribosomal protein S21: MEIKVIDGNLVKAMKVMKRKLQQEGLFRDMKAQRFYEKPSVKRKRKQKEALRRERKRLSKLKRFY, translated from the coding sequence TTGGAGATCAAGGTCATTGACGGCAATCTGGTCAAAGCCATGAAAGTCATGAAGCGCAAACTTCAGCAGGAAGGCTTGTTTCGCGACATGAAAGCCCAACGCTTTTATGAGAAACCCAGCGTCAAGCGCAAGCGCAAGCAGAAAGAAGCTCTGCGGCGCGAGCGCAAGCGCCTGAGTAAGCTGAAGCGTTTTTATTGA
- a CDS encoding cupin domain-containing protein translates to MEIKRNGTQPSIKGPAEWFTGTVRIDPLFLEAEDPSRATGATVTFEPGGRTAWHTHPAGQTLIVVSGCGRAQRDGGPVEEIRPGDVVWFPPGEKHWHGASPTTAMTHIAIQEKVDGSSVE, encoded by the coding sequence ATGGAAATAAAACGAAATGGAACACAGCCCTCGATCAAGGGCCCAGCAGAATGGTTTACCGGCACAGTTCGGATCGACCCCCTTTTTCTGGAGGCGGAAGATCCATCACGTGCAACGGGCGCTACCGTGACTTTCGAACCGGGTGGCAGGACTGCATGGCACACCCATCCTGCCGGGCAAACCCTTATCGTTGTCTCAGGTTGTGGACGGGCGCAACGCGACGGCGGACCTGTAGAGGAAATTCGCCCGGGGGACGTTGTCTGGTTCCCACCCGGCGAAAAGCATTGGCACGGCGCTTCTCCCACGACAGCCATGACACACATCGCCATCCAAGAAAAGGTCGATGGCTCATCCGTTGAGTGA
- a CDS encoding AraC family transcriptional regulator, which translates to MKKQAINNSSAIEGRGHGHGSLLGDIARWTNDCDVLDTKIPGLSFYRYSGPTEPSYGLYEPSICLVAQGAKRVHLEGESFIYDANNYLLASVHLPTTYQVISASPEEPFLGLVLKFDMKELSQLMIDSNLPSTGNKQIERGIATSEVTLPLLSAFERLVKLLDEPESIPILAPMIHREILFRLLTGEQGARLRKIASAGSRSHQVARAIDWLKGNFSQQLRVEDLADMANMSPSSFHSHFRSMTSLSPLQYQKHLRLQEARRLMLAENLDATNAAFRVGYESSSQFSREYGRLFGAPPLRDVSQLRQEAVGALN; encoded by the coding sequence ATGAAAAAGCAAGCAATTAACAATAGTAGCGCCATTGAAGGCAGGGGTCATGGTCATGGTTCTCTGCTTGGCGATATTGCACGATGGACCAATGATTGCGATGTGCTGGACACCAAAATACCGGGCTTGTCCTTTTATCGCTACAGTGGGCCAACAGAGCCAAGCTACGGCCTATATGAGCCGAGCATTTGCCTGGTCGCGCAGGGAGCGAAGAGGGTCCACTTGGAAGGCGAGTCGTTTATCTACGATGCCAACAACTACCTTCTCGCCTCAGTACATCTTCCAACGACGTACCAGGTCATTTCAGCTAGCCCCGAAGAGCCATTCTTGGGCCTGGTATTGAAATTCGACATGAAGGAGTTGTCGCAGTTGATGATCGACAGCAATCTTCCCTCAACCGGTAACAAGCAAATCGAAAGAGGGATTGCCACCAGCGAAGTCACACTGCCCCTGCTTAGCGCCTTCGAGAGACTCGTCAAGTTGCTCGATGAACCCGAGAGCATTCCCATTCTTGCGCCAATGATCCACAGGGAAATACTCTTTCGCCTGCTCACAGGGGAGCAAGGGGCGCGACTTCGCAAGATTGCATCGGCAGGAAGCAGGAGCCATCAAGTTGCTCGTGCGATTGATTGGCTTAAGGGGAACTTCTCGCAGCAGTTACGCGTAGAGGATTTGGCGGATATGGCAAACATGAGCCCGTCCAGCTTCCATAGCCACTTCAGGTCAATGACCTCCTTGAGCCCGCTTCAGTATCAGAAGCATCTTCGTCTGCAAGAAGCGCGACGTTTAATGCTTGCCGAAAATCTTGATGCGACGAATGCTGCCTTCCGGGTCGGCTACGAGAGTTCATCGCAGTTCAGTCGCGAGTACGGTAGACTCTTTGGGGCACCGCCGCTGCGCGATGTATCCCAATTGCGTCAAGAGGCTGTGGGGGCTCTTAACTGA
- a CDS encoding iron-containing alcohol dehydrogenase, with amino-acid sequence MQDFTFFNPTRIEFGKGKEANIGQYAKDFGVGSVLVLYGSERIKKDGLYGRVTASLDEQGISYSALGGVISNPVISKVREAVKVVKENNLQGIVAVGGGSVADSAKAIAAGAKYDGDVWDFFIGKAVVEDAIPVFTIMTLAATGSEMNPYGVVTNEETQQKYNLGGPSLFPKVSVINPELMATVTPDYLAYSAVDIFAHCLDLYFTAKVFPEFTAALIENILETVMRTTSVLMKNPADYDARAEFAWASTMALNGNTFVGVADNSFDTHIIEHAMGGLYNVPHGAGLAVVLPAWMKSIKDQMPERFERFAEKMFGESDADAGIAKLTEWFSAIGAPVTFAQAGLAADAVDPIAENAFGIAKLWGMDQLYPQQRIAEILKLAVK; translated from the coding sequence ATGCAAGATTTCACTTTTTTCAACCCCACAAGAATCGAATTCGGCAAAGGGAAAGAAGCTAATATCGGACAATACGCCAAAGACTTTGGTGTCGGCAGCGTTCTGGTTCTCTACGGATCTGAGCGGATCAAAAAGGATGGACTCTATGGACGCGTTACCGCATCACTCGATGAGCAAGGCATCAGCTATAGTGCTCTGGGAGGCGTCATCAGCAACCCGGTGATCAGCAAGGTCCGCGAGGCGGTCAAGGTCGTCAAAGAGAACAACCTGCAAGGCATTGTTGCCGTCGGTGGCGGATCGGTAGCCGACTCAGCCAAGGCCATTGCCGCTGGAGCCAAGTATGACGGCGACGTCTGGGATTTCTTCATCGGTAAGGCCGTCGTCGAAGACGCCATCCCCGTTTTCACCATCATGACTCTGGCCGCTACTGGCAGCGAAATGAATCCCTACGGCGTCGTGACCAACGAAGAAACTCAGCAAAAGTACAACCTCGGCGGACCTTCGCTCTTCCCGAAGGTGTCAGTCATCAACCCTGAGCTGATGGCCACTGTCACCCCGGACTACCTGGCATACTCGGCGGTCGACATTTTCGCCCACTGCCTCGACCTGTATTTTACCGCCAAGGTATTCCCGGAATTCACCGCCGCCTTGATCGAAAATATCTTGGAAACCGTCATGCGCACCACCAGCGTGTTGATGAAAAACCCCGCCGATTATGATGCGCGAGCAGAGTTTGCGTGGGCCTCCACAATGGCTCTAAATGGAAACACCTTTGTCGGTGTTGCAGACAACTCTTTTGATACACACATAATTGAGCATGCGATGGGCGGACTATACAACGTGCCCCATGGGGCCGGTCTCGCCGTCGTCCTTCCTGCATGGATGAAGTCGATCAAAGATCAGATGCCGGAACGCTTTGAGCGTTTCGCAGAGAAGATGTTTGGTGAATCTGATGCAGATGCCGGTATCGCTAAACTGACCGAATGGTTCAGCGCTATCGGTGCCCCGGTGACCTTCGCGCAAGCAGGGCTTGCTGCGGATGCCGTTGATCCCATCGCTGAAAATGCTTTCGGCATCGCGAAGCTCTGGGGCATGGACCAGCTTTATCCCCAGCAGAGGATTGCTGAAATTCTCAAGTTAGCTGTGAAGTAA
- a CDS encoding alpha/beta hydrolase, giving the protein MAMTLPGLALADNNGWDKTFAKSDKVDHEKVSYKNRFGITVSADKYLPKGLDKSKKHPAIVIGTPYGGVKEQGAGIYAQTIAERGFVTIAFDESYNGESGGQPRRVSSPDIFVEDFSAGVDYLGTLPFVDRNKIGAIGLCGSGAFAVTAAQVDHRIKAVATASMYDMSRFMLKGWKDSMTDEQRNQTLEQLAEQRWKDVDSGSPELTPAFPSEPAKTIPEGLDPITSEFFEYYAMERGHHPNSIAAFTKTSAMSFMNFPLMDQIKSISPRPILFIMGENAHSRYFTEDAYEMAAEPKELYIVPGARHIDLYDDVKLIPFDKLTSFFSKYLK; this is encoded by the coding sequence ATGGCCATGACCCTGCCTGGCCTGGCTCTCGCTGACAACAATGGGTGGGACAAGACGTTTGCCAAAAGCGATAAAGTAGACCACGAAAAGGTCTCCTACAAAAACCGCTTTGGAATCACCGTTTCTGCCGACAAGTATTTGCCGAAGGGCCTCGACAAATCCAAGAAACATCCCGCTATCGTCATTGGCACCCCCTATGGAGGAGTCAAGGAGCAGGGTGCTGGCATCTACGCTCAAACTATTGCAGAGAGAGGCTTTGTAACGATTGCCTTCGACGAATCCTACAATGGCGAGAGCGGAGGTCAACCGAGACGAGTTTCCTCGCCCGACATCTTTGTAGAAGACTTCAGTGCAGGCGTTGACTACTTAGGCACACTTCCGTTTGTTGACCGAAACAAGATCGGCGCGATCGGTCTGTGCGGCAGCGGTGCCTTCGCCGTTACTGCGGCCCAGGTTGACCATCGAATCAAGGCGGTTGCCACTGCAAGCATGTACGATATGAGCCGCTTTATGCTCAAGGGCTGGAAAGATTCGATGACTGATGAGCAGAGAAATCAAACTCTCGAACAACTTGCCGAACAGCGCTGGAAAGACGTTGATAGCGGATCGCCCGAATTGACTCCGGCCTTCCCGAGCGAACCGGCCAAAACTATTCCGGAGGGCCTCGATCCGATTACTAGCGAGTTCTTTGAGTACTACGCCATGGAACGTGGGCACCACCCGAACTCCATCGCAGCGTTCACCAAGACGAGCGCCATGTCTTTTATGAACTTTCCTCTGATGGACCAGATCAAGTCGATCTCCCCGCGTCCCATTCTATTCATCATGGGCGAAAACGCCCACTCTCGGTACTTCACCGAAGATGCATACGAAATGGCCGCAGAGCCGAAAGAGCTTTATATTGTCCCCGGGGCACGCCACATTGATCTGTACGACGATGTTAAACTGATCCCATTCGACAAGCTCACATCCTTTTTCAGCAAATATCTGAAATAA
- a CDS encoding MarR family transcriptional regulator, which yields MLNNTLAARLKASGIDMTSEQWGAIIILLNEGAMSQGHLGERLHLEKSSVSRLTNGLEKRGWIERTKDSKDSRQRLVEPTPKALETAEQCAIIARSIHEEAQLGMNESEMIASRSLLTKIIKNLEGASK from the coding sequence ATGCTTAACAACACGCTTGCCGCGAGACTTAAGGCTTCGGGTATCGACATGACATCCGAACAATGGGGAGCCATCATCATACTTCTTAACGAGGGGGCTATGTCTCAGGGGCATCTTGGGGAGAGGCTTCACCTTGAGAAGTCAAGCGTGAGTCGGCTAACGAATGGACTTGAAAAGCGTGGCTGGATTGAACGGACCAAAGACTCAAAAGATAGTAGGCAGCGGCTAGTAGAGCCGACGCCAAAAGCCCTAGAAACGGCAGAGCAGTGCGCGATCATTGCTAGGTCTATCCACGAAGAGGCGCAACTCGGCATGAACGAGAGTGAGATGATTGCTTCAAGGTCGCTCTTAACGAAGATCATAAAGAACCTGGAGGGGGCGTCAAAGTAA
- a CDS encoding DUF169 domain-containing protein: MIEQSILEDTKTLLGYIGLDEEPIGVYYADTKPDHAFGPKLGPPITRELEEQGQIDMQAVFQHFSCVIGNIWLARKKKGTAYISTEEYGCPGGSFYCSMMKPNLRFIEHYVTTGFEGTPIHGERYLPSPEAMRKFLEKVDPREAPAKYCLFKPLSLFTDNEVPEFVIFFARPEVLSGLFTHTTFTTGEVDSIVSPFGAGCTNVVGWPLHYQEKGQEKAVLGGFDPSARKYMKTDELTFTVPWSLYQKMLKALPESVFCVDGEWKTVRKKINRSAKTWGE, encoded by the coding sequence ATGATTGAACAATCAATACTTGAAGACACTAAAACTTTACTCGGATATATCGGCTTGGATGAAGAGCCGATCGGGGTTTATTACGCGGACACAAAGCCAGATCATGCCTTTGGACCCAAGCTTGGACCGCCCATTACGCGCGAACTAGAAGAACAGGGCCAGATTGACATGCAGGCGGTGTTTCAACATTTTTCATGCGTTATTGGCAACATCTGGCTAGCAAGGAAGAAGAAGGGAACCGCCTATATCTCGACAGAAGAATACGGATGTCCCGGAGGTTCTTTCTATTGCTCCATGATGAAACCAAACCTTCGCTTCATTGAGCACTACGTGACCACGGGCTTCGAAGGAACCCCGATTCATGGTGAACGATACCTGCCTTCCCCGGAAGCCATGAGAAAATTTCTCGAAAAGGTCGACCCTCGTGAGGCCCCGGCTAAATACTGCCTCTTCAAGCCCCTGTCGCTCTTTACTGACAATGAAGTGCCAGAGTTCGTGATCTTCTTCGCGCGCCCCGAAGTTCTGAGCGGCCTCTTCACCCACACCACTTTCACCACTGGAGAGGTTGACAGCATCGTGTCTCCATTCGGCGCAGGGTGCACCAACGTTGTAGGTTGGCCTCTCCACTACCAGGAAAAGGGACAGGAAAAAGCCGTACTCGGAGGCTTTGACCCATCAGCTCGCAAGTACATGAAGACCGATGAATTGACCTTCACAGTCCCCTGGTCTCTGTATCAGAAAATGCTGAAAGCTTTGCCCGAATCAGTATTCTGCGTGGACGGAGAGTGGAAGACGGTGCGGAAAAAGATTAATCGAAGTGCAAAGACCTGGGGTGAATAA
- a CDS encoding aminotransferase class IV, translating into MSYVYLNGRFTESEQATVSVFDQGFLYGDGIFESFRSVGDRLYQFSQHYQRLLQSAEALCYPLTFTQAQLEDILLELRRKNGLKDAYYRITITRGKGQIGFQRDMNNDLTCLVVGTEFKGFDPIHYRQGIPLRVAQTRRNAPEAISPKIKSISNLNSLLGKLEARAAGAFEVVMLNNRGHICEGASSNIFWAKDDWVFTPDVSTGLLEGVTRATIMRLCEEVLNLRVITGEFRLQDLKFSDEVFITSTSLEVMPVVRVDDFTIKQGLAGPIAHRLRQELHRDMGKES; encoded by the coding sequence ATGAGTTATGTCTATCTCAATGGCCGCTTTACCGAGAGCGAACAGGCGACGGTTTCCGTCTTCGATCAGGGTTTTCTCTACGGCGATGGCATTTTTGAGAGCTTCCGTTCCGTCGGTGACCGGCTCTATCAGTTCTCCCAACACTATCAGCGCCTGCTGCAATCGGCCGAGGCTCTCTGTTATCCGCTGACTTTTACCCAGGCGCAACTGGAAGATATCCTGCTGGAGCTGCGCCGGAAGAATGGTCTCAAAGACGCTTACTACCGTATTACCATCACCCGCGGCAAGGGGCAGATCGGCTTTCAGCGCGACATGAACAACGACTTGACCTGCCTGGTGGTGGGGACGGAATTCAAGGGTTTCGACCCCATCCACTACCGGCAGGGCATCCCTCTGCGGGTGGCCCAAACCCGCCGCAACGCCCCCGAGGCCATCAGTCCCAAAATCAAGTCCATCAGCAACCTCAACAGCCTGCTTGGCAAGCTCGAGGCTCGGGCAGCCGGGGCCTTTGAGGTCGTTATGCTCAACAACCGCGGTCATATCTGCGAAGGTGCTTCCTCGAACATCTTCTGGGCCAAGGACGACTGGGTCTTCACGCCTGACGTTTCCACGGGTCTGTTGGAGGGGGTGACGCGCGCCACCATCATGCGCCTGTGCGAAGAGGTGCTCAACCTGCGCGTGATCACCGGGGAATTCCGCCTGCAGGATCTGAAGTTCTCCGACGAAGTCTTCATCACCTCCACCTCCCTGGAGGTCATGCCGGTGGTGCGGGTTGACGACTTCACCATCAAGCAGGGCCTTGCCGGCCCCATCGCCCACCGCCTGCGGCAGGAGCTGCACCGGGATATGGGCAAGGAGAGCTGA